The window TGGTGTACCTGGAAATCATCAAGGTTGGGATCCTCCTACAGCACCTAGTTTATTTGCTTCTGCCTACGGAGAAACGGACTTTGAAGGATATGTTTGGCTAGATGGCGATCATAAATTTATCGCAACAAATGCAGATGGTAATTTTGAATGGGGAAATACAGATTGGGGTGACGCATCTGGAGCAGATGGAACTTACACAGAAGCTTTAATTGCAGATGGCGAAGGTAATATTGGTGCTCCAGATGGTGCTGGATATTACTTTATTCAAGCAGATACAGAAGCATTGACATATTCAGAAACAATCCACAACTGGGGTGTTATTGGTTCTGCAACAGGTTCTTGGGATAATGACACAGATATGACTTACGATAGTGCAACTTCTACGTGGACACTTACTATGGACTTAACTGCCGAAGAAATTAAATTCAGATCTAATGACGGTTGGGATTGGAATTACGGAGATGATGAAGGTGATGGTGTTTTAGAATTTAATTCTGGCACAAATATTCCTGTGCCATCTGCAGGAAATTACACTATTGTTTTAGATTTAAGCACACCAAGAAACTACACTTATAGTTTAACCTTAAACTAATACTCTTTTATTTTTTAAAGGCTTTGAATATTATCAAAGCCTTTTTTATTCAATTTAAAATTCTTTAAAAATGAAAAAATATTACTTTTCACTAGCATTACTGGTATCTTTATTTGCGCAAGCTCAAGTAAGTATCTCACCGCTTCCTTTTAATGTAAATGAAAGCATTACCATTACTGTTGATGCCAATTCAACAGACACAGATTGTAATGGCTTTAATAACCCCACAACTATTTATTTACACTCTGGAATTGGAGATAACACCAATGCCTTTGGTTATAATGCCATTGGAAACTGGGGACAAGACGATGGTGTTGGAGCAATGACAAATAATGGAAATGGTACTTGGAGTATTTCCTTTGTTCCAGAAACATACTATGCCTTATCTGCAGCACAAGCATCTTCTGCTACCAAATTAGGTATGGTATTTAGAAATGAAAATGGAAGCCAAGAATTTAAAGATAATGGCTGCGTTGACTTTATATATAATGTAGGGACCTTTCAGGTTAATTTAACAAACCCATTAGAAAGCAGTGTTACACAATTAAATTCTGGAAGTAACTTAAGCATAGAAGCTACAAATACAAACGGAAATGCAAACTACACATTAAGCTCTAACGGCAGCGTTTTAAACACACTAAATGGCGTAACTAGCTATAATTTTACACATACTAACATTACCGAAAACCAGTACTATACTTTAACTATTACCCAAGGTTCTGATACTATCATAAAACATTTTTCGGCATTAGTAAATGCCACACCTGTTAATGAAAACGTACCTAATGGCTTGGACAACGGTATAAACTACAATACTTCGGATAACACTAAAGCAACTCTTGTTTTAGAGGCTCCGAATAAAGATTATATATATGTAGCCGGTAGTTTTAATAACTACCAACCTACTAATTCTGATTTAATGAAAAAAGATCCAGCAACTGGTATCTTTTGGTTGGAACTTACCAATTTAACTCCTAATCAAATAGAAACGTACCAATATTGGGTTATGGATCAATCTCCTATAGCTAATTCACCCGCTATGGTAAAAACAGCAGATCCTTTTTCTACTTTAGTATTATCTCCTTTTGATGATCCATGGATCCCTGCTTCCACTTATCCAAACTTACCAGCATATCCTGTTGGACAGGAACGTGAAGTAACGGTATTAGAAACCGGACAAGCAGATTATTCATGGGTGGTTACAGATTTTGAAAAACCTAAAAAAGAAGATTTAGTAATCTATGAAGTTTTAATTAGAGATTTTGATGCCGATAGAAATTATCAAGACTTAATCGATAAAATAGATTATTTTAAAAATTTAAACGTGAATGCTATTCAACTTATGCCAGTAATGGAATTTGAAGGTAATGAAAGTTGGGGGTACAACACTTCTTTTCATTTAGCTTTAGATAAGTTTTATGGAACGGAAGACAAATTCAAAGAATTTATCGATTTATGTCACCAAAATGATATTGCTGTAATTTTAGATGTTGCTCTAAACCATGCTTTTGGTAGAAATCCTATGAACAGAATGTGGATGAACGATGCAGATGGCGACGGTTGGGGAGAACCAAGTACAGAAAACCCGTATTTTAACACCACAGCAAGACATAGTTATAGTGTTGGTTCTGATTTTAATCACCAATCGGAATTAACACAACACTACGTGGAACGTGTAGTTAAACATTGGGTAGAAGAAT is drawn from Lacinutrix sp. WUR7 and contains these coding sequences:
- a CDS encoding alpha-amylase family glycosyl hydrolase is translated as MKKYYFSLALLVSLFAQAQVSISPLPFNVNESITITVDANSTDTDCNGFNNPTTIYLHSGIGDNTNAFGYNAIGNWGQDDGVGAMTNNGNGTWSISFVPETYYALSAAQASSATKLGMVFRNENGSQEFKDNGCVDFIYNVGTFQVNLTNPLESSVTQLNSGSNLSIEATNTNGNANYTLSSNGSVLNTLNGVTSYNFTHTNITENQYYTLTITQGSDTIIKHFSALVNATPVNENVPNGLDNGINYNTSDNTKATLVLEAPNKDYIYVAGSFNNYQPTNSDLMKKDPATGIFWLELTNLTPNQIETYQYWVMDQSPIANSPAMVKTADPFSTLVLSPFDDPWIPASTYPNLPAYPVGQEREVTVLETGQADYSWVVTDFEKPKKEDLVIYEVLIRDFDADRNYQDLIDKIDYFKNLNVNAIQLMPVMEFEGNESWGYNTSFHLALDKFYGTEDKFKEFIDLCHQNDIAVILDVALNHAFGRNPMNRMWMNDADGDGWGEPSTENPYFNTTARHSYSVGSDFNHQSELTQHYVERVVKHWVEEFKIDGLRWDLTKGFTQNATGSDSQTNAYQADRVAILKEYADYSWSLDPTHYVIFEHLGFGGSAQEETEWANYRLTDTEPKGIMLWGKLTNPYNQLTMGYNSDNNFDGMGHVARGFDAPRLVGYAESHDEERLMYKNVRYGNASNSSHDVTDLNVAISRMSALGAVSLTIPGPKMIWHFGELGMENSIFTCNNGTVNEPGGTDGDCKLDTKPQPQWADNWEADATRSQVYRDWSRINYLKINEPVFEGDYTISSGSLTPRIDIYDTSIPTTALRNVIVLANFDVVSQTVNTSFPTSGTWYDLMDETGNTTIQSIQTTITIPAGQFRIFGNQSSTLSINAYQQESEFALYPNPTSNSFKLNKDITNLRIFDISGKLVKEYHGGFTKNTDFNISQLAEGLYIVKIESNATSVSKRLIIN
- a CDS encoding SusE domain-containing protein, with amino-acid sequence MKNLKIVLIAAIALISFNSCDEDDTNFEILPSESRAAIINLPTSGTSIVLDIANPTVTATTVVWEDAVYNVPTAIDYTLQFAAAGTDFETSFDVATTTTNYLVWTNEELNGIAVGTLSLTPFSPGDVDMRIKSSTGTNGSEAVFSEIVTISITPYTTEAPKIGVPGNHQGWDPPTAPSLFASAYGETDFEGYVWLDGDHKFIATNADGNFEWGNTDWGDASGADGTYTEALIADGEGNIGAPDGAGYYFIQADTEALTYSETIHNWGVIGSATGSWDNDTDMTYDSATSTWTLTMDLTAEEIKFRSNDGWDWNYGDDEGDGVLEFNSGTNIPVPSAGNYTIVLDLSTPRNYTYSLTLN